GAGGATGATGATGCCTCCGTCTCCGTCCCGCGTTCGATTCATTGGCAGCCGCGAGCTCCACCGCGATCTTCCGAAAGTCCTGGAAAGCCTTGAAACTCCTGAGAACCGCTATGTCTTGACCGTCCACAGCAAGCCCAAGGCCGTCCTCATCGGCGCCGAAGCCTTCCTCAGCCTCCTCCGCGGCGCGACCCCCGAAGACCGCCTGCTGGCCCTCCAGCTCGGCGCTCTCGTCCAGGGTCTCGAAGCCGCCGAGTCGACCGCCGAGGAGCCCGAAGACGATCTGGTCGGC
The Paludisphaera rhizosphaerae DNA segment above includes these coding regions:
- a CDS encoding type II toxin-antitoxin system prevent-host-death family antitoxin, whose product is MMMPPSPSRVRFIGSRELHRDLPKVLESLETPENRYVLTVHSKPKAVLIGAEAFLSLLRGATPEDRLLALQLGALVQGLEAAESTAEEPEDDLVGV